The segment GAATGTCGATGACCGGCTTTAGGTCCTCTTTTGTTCTCCGCTTGGATACAACGTTATCGTTTTGATCGTCAGACGACAGAATGATGATTTTTCGGTTTTTTGCATCGATGACGTATTTGTAATGCCGGCCTGGTTGAAAGACTGTTTCTTTCAGCTCTTTATCCTGGAGGTAAATCCCCCTGGAGGAATTTTTTCCGACTCTTTTCTTTAGTAACATCTCTCGTCACCTTCTCATGGTTATTGGTTATCGCTGGGCGGCCCCGGTGGGCCATCGCCGTGGCTCAGACGGACCACGGAGCGCGCGGCTCACTGTACCCGGAGGGCGACACGGCGTAGCCGTAGGGAGTATGGCGCAGCCATATACAGTGAGAAGCCCGTGGTACGCTGACCAAACGGCGATGAGCCTCTTTAGGGGCCGCAGGCTCCCGGCGCAGACGGGAGGCATCCTTGCCTTTGATTGGCGTGGCCAAAATCAAACTCGCCGCGCGGAAGTGGATGGCTGCGGAGCAGGGCAGCCATCCGGCGGAAGTGCGGCGCGCCCGACAAAAAAAGCTAGGGAATAACCCTAGCTGCTTCTGCGTTTTCGCTGTTCAAGGCCATCTACAAAGTCTAAGCAATCCTCCAGGATCGCCCACCCTTCCTCGATCGATAGGTCTACCAGAGTTCGGCCCGCCCGTGAATTCAGTACCCTTTTCACATTCGATTTGTTGGCCAAATACCCCCGGTTTGCCAATGCCTGTTTAATGTCGTCTTCATGCCAACGAATAACTGCAAAAAATCCATCTTCGAGTTGGGGTACTGTACCGGCGGTTTGCAACAAACTTTTGATTTCCTCCAGTCGATTCAAAAACTCCACCGCCTGGCTCAATCGCTCCCCCGTTCCTTCTGCGTACCCTCCTTCGCCTTCGTATGGCTGCGCCCACTGAACATAATCCTCCAGCCGATCCTCGACCACGTAGGCCAGCGAGGCGATATCCGTTTTCTTTAGTAATTGGATCAGTAAAGTCATTGGATTTTTTGGGCTTTTTGTCTTTTTCATCGTGGATCATCCTCCTGGGTTTTCATTGTGCTTGCGGTGCGGACGAACCACGAAACGACTCCCTTTCAAGATTGGGCCTTTGAATCCAGGAGCAGAAGGCAGGCGGTTAAGTCTGCCTTGGCTCCCCTTCTTCGAATCCTCATCGCCCACCGAAGGCTATCTTGAAAGAGAGCAGGAGTGAAGTGGTAGAGTCAAACCGCAAGCACCCCCCATGAGTTGATAGCGATACCGGTGGAACCGGTATCCTCCTTTTCCGTTCGATCAAAAGGCAGTAGCAGTCATGCTACTGCCTATCCTTTTCGACCGCGACCATCCGCGGTCGATCGCCTTGGAGAAAAAAATAAAAAGCTTCTGGCTTGTCCAGAAGCTATCCTTTCAGGGGCCGGCTTCCGGGGGAGACCCCCGGAATGCCGGCGATTTGCTTTATTCCTCGTGGCAGTCTTCATATTTGACACCCAAAATGTAATCCACTCCCTTTTGAGCCAAGCCGGCCGCCTGCACCACCAGTTTTTTATCGTTTTTCAACGCTCTGAGCCAACTGCCAATATACGATGCGCTGTTTTCGATAGTGGAGTTATCAATGCCGGCCTTCGCGCACAGCATGGCCGCGCCGATCTCTGCAACTAGCTCCTCTTTGGAGTAGACCTCATCTCCAAATGCGGCTACTGTCTCGATCCCCGGACGGTTCAGGCGGTTTTTATGTCCGGTAGAGTGTATCATTTCATGGAACAAGGTACTGTAATATTCCTCTTTCTTCGGGTAGTCATTGATCGGAGGAACACTGATATAGTCCTTAGCCGGCACGTAGTAAGCGCGTCCAGAACTAAAATAGATTTCCGGAGCATCCGCAAAGCCGTTTACAATGTTTTCGGCTTCTGCAATCGGGTCATGCTCGAATGAAATTTCCCCTCGCTTGCTTTCCAGCCCTTCACATTGGGTATTGATCTCAAAAACGGAGTAGTAGCGCAAGAACGGAACCTTTTCTTTGTCGCCGGTTTCCTCGTCCTCAACTTCAAGCCATCTCCAAAATACAACGATATGGGCTTTTTCTCCCTTCTTCACATGGCCGCCTGCCTCAGTAATTTGCTTCCATGTAGCGTACTCGCCCGCAGGCAGAAGCAGAGTATTGATTCCTCTATATGGCGTTTGTGTCTTCCAGCTTACAGCCGCATTGACAACCCACGGTCTGCGCCAAGGAATGACCCCTTGCTCCAGCATCTTCATAATTCTTTCCGTGACCATTTCATAGATTTTTTGAGACATTTTACATCGCTCCTCGTTGGATTCTGGTTGGTTATCGCTGGGCGGCCCCGGTGGGCCATCGCCGTGGCTCAGACGGACCACGAGGCGCGCGGCTCACTGTACCCGGAGGGCGACACGGCGCAGCCGTAGGGAGTATGGCGCAGCCATATACAGTGAGAAGCCCGTGGTACGCTGACCAAACGGCGATGAGCCTCTTTAGGGGCCGCAGGCTCCTGGCGCAGCCGGGAGCCTTCCTTGCCTTTCCCCAATAAAAAAAGCCACCAGAAAACGGCTGGTGGCCTCCTTCTTGATCTTTTCAGCTTCCTGGGGATGTCTTTCATGCGTTAGGGGTGGGAGGGATAAAGAAGCGCACAGGAACCTAGAGGGCCTTGGCGGGCGCTTGCGGACGCCTAGGTCCTCTGGTTATCGGGCGATTCCCCGACCCCCGGCGGCGGCCTCCGGCTGCCGTAACGTCCAGGATGAACATTTGGGGCATGGGGCACTTTCCGCAGATCATCACCGGCGGCAGCCAGGATGTAGCTCTCTAGTTTCTCCCGGATCTGCAAACCGGCCGGAGAAACGCTCCGATCCGGCCAAGCAAGGAGTACCAAGACCAAACGTAAGGCACTCCCTTCGGCGTAACCGGGAGCTTAATACCAAAAGTTCATGAAAAGAAAGACGACAGCCTCAAGGAAAGTGGTATGGCTCAAAAACAGATTGAGACGGAGGGTAAACAGATTGATGCGGAAGATAAACAGGCAAATGAAATGTAACATAGTATCAACCTTTCTTTAGTGATTTTTTAGTAAACGACCTTCTAGCCAGAAAACCAATAGTAATTTGGGGCTTCATTTGTTTTTCAGGAAAAAAGAAAAACCCTTCCCCAAGGCAAAAAAATAGAGAGAATTAAACTTGCTTCTTCTAAACGACTTGGGCCTGTTTTC is part of the Brevibacillus brevis genome and harbors:
- a CDS encoding zincin-like metallopeptidase domain-containing protein; its protein translation is MSQKIYEMVTERIMKMLEQGVIPWRRPWVVNAAVSWKTQTPYRGINTLLLPAGEYATWKQITEAGGHVKKGEKAHIVVFWRWLEVEDEETGDKEKVPFLRYYSVFEINTQCEGLESKRGEISFEHDPIAEAENIVNGFADAPEIYFSSGRAYYVPAKDYISVPPINDYPKKEEYYSTLFHEMIHSTGHKNRLNRPGIETVAAFGDEVYSKEELVAEIGAAMLCAKAGIDNSTIENSASYIGSWLRALKNDKKLVVQAAGLAQKGVDYILGVKYEDCHEE